GCAGCCACAGGCTTTTGGGAGTCTTCCCTTTTCTTACTGCTTTGTTGGTTCATAATGACCCTGGGCGCTCTTTTCATTCTGGAAGTGAACCTCTATTTGCCCCCAGGTAACAATATGGTCTCTATGGCCGCTGCCACTCTAGGAAAGCCCGGTTTATTAATTGCCTGGCTTAGTTATTTATTCCTGCTCTACAGTCTGCTTTCTGCATATATTTCGGGAGGCGCAGATGTAATGGGCGGACTTTTAAAGCATATTCACTTACATCCGCATGAATGGGTATCCATCATCGTTTTCACTTTATTATTCGGAGGCGTAGTATACCGTGGGATACGCTCAGTCGATTTATTGAATAGAGCTCTAATGGGAGCAAAATTAGGCGTATACCTCCTACTGATTATTCTCATTGCTCCTTTTATTAAAGTAGAGCATTTTACTAACGGCGACTATCGCAATATAACCAGCACCGTAATGATCTTAATTACCTCTTTTGGTTTCGCCATTATTGTTCCCAATCTTCGCGTCTATTTTAATGACAACATTCGAGTATTACGCCAAGTTGTTTTAATCGGGTCATTGATACCACTTTTGTGTTACTTAGCCTGGGATGCGGTTATTATTGGAAGTTTACCTAGCGAGGGCTCTAATGGATTAATTAGTTTAATGAGCAATGAGCACGCCACCAGTTCACTCGCAAATATGCTTTCTCAGCGAGTAAATAATACTTTTATTAGCTCCATGTTTAACTTTTTTACTTCTATCTGCATGCTTACCGCATTTTTAGGAGTTTCTTTGTGTCTTATTAGCTTTCTAGCCGATGGATTGAAAATGGAACAGCGCGGAAAACAAGGCCTCACCTTGTTTCTGCTAACATTTTTACCCCCTGTATTAATTGTTGTTTATTATCCTGGAGCCTATATTTATGCGCTTAATTATGCTGGTTTTTTCTGTGTAATTTTATTATTGTTATTGCCTGCTGCTATGTCTTTCTTCGGCAGGCATAGATTCAAGGCAGAATATGTTGTTCCTGGAGGAAGATTTTTTCAACTATTGGTAATTCTTGCCTCTTTGTTTTTAATGGTTATAAGTGTGTAGGTTGCGCCTTGAGGCGCCAACTATATTGACAATTCATGCTCACTTAAATATCATATTGTTTTTATTTTAAACACTTGGTGATGAGGGCATTTTGGCTAATTCCAAAATAATCGGTGCGACATTACTCATTGTTGGAACCTCTATTGGTGGCGGAATGCTCGCTTTACCCGTTTCAACAGCCGCATTAGGCATGACCAATTCTATTTTTTTCCTTATTGGTTGTTGGTTAATAATGACCATAGGGGCATTGCTTATTTTAGAAGTTAATTTACGTCTTCCTGCCGGTAGCAATATGGTTTCTATGGCTAAAGAAACCCTCGGTATACCTGGCCAAGTTATTACATGGATAACTTATCTTTTCCTTCTTTATACCTTATTAGCCGCTTACATCTCTGGTGGTAGCGATGTTTTAAATTCTTTATTGCAAAAAGTGAATATTAACTTACCTGCGGGTTTAACCGCACTCTTGTTTACTTTTTTATTTAGTTTAGTGATTTATGCCGGTATTCGCGCGGTAGACTATTTGAATCGAGGACTAATGTTCGGCAAGTTAGGGGTTTATTTATTATTGGTTTTAATAATTTCGCCCCATGTTAACGTTGAATCATGGAAAGGCGGTTCTCTTGCAGCAATATCTGGTTGTCTAATGATCTTGGTCACGTCTTTTGGGTTTGCCTCGATTGTTCCCAGTCTTAGAGAATATTTTAAAGACGATATTACTAGCTTACGAAAAGTAATCCTTTTTGGTTCTTTAATCCCTTTAGTCTGTTATATCGCTTGGGATGCAGTGATTATGGGAGTCATTGATAAAGACGGTGCTAATGGTTTATTGAGTTTAATGGAAAGTGAGCACACTACCAGCGGCTTAACTTTGGCCTTAAGTGAGACAGTACATAGCCAGGTCATAACCGGTTTCTTTGGATTTTTCACCTCCATATGTATGGTCACCGCATTTTTAGGCGTTTCTTTAGGCCTATTTGACTTTTTAGCGGATGGCCTAAAGCTGAATAAGAGTGGGTTTCAGGGAAAAAGTGTCTTAGCATTAACTTTTCTTCCTCCTTTAGCGATTGTTTTGGCGAATCCAGGGATTTATTTAAAAGCGCTCGGCTATGCTGGAATATGTTGTGTCATTCTGCTTTTACTTCTCCCTGCGCTTATGGCGTGGCGAGGACGAAAATTAGAGAATTCATTCATCCTTGTTCCGGGCGGAAACTTTAGTCTGGCCTTGATAGGGCTTATAGCAGTGATCTTATTAAGTCTTTCTTTTACTTTAGGGTAACTCTTTCTTAATATATCTAAAAAGAATGTATCATTTTGCGAATTTTTTTAGGAAGGTTGTCTTGGGAAAACTTCATAAAATAGAGCCATTTTTCACTGGGTTTTAAGTTAATCTTGCTTAACTGTTCGGTATGTCTTTTATTTAAAGACTCTAAAAAATCAACGATACCGGGCAAACCTATTAATGTCGCAAAAGAGAAAGAATAGCGATATTGGAAAAGCATCTTAGGTAAAAACTTTTCCTCTAGATAGGCTAATTTTGAAATAATAAGCTCTTCTGGTGGAATACCGATTTCCTTATACATTTCTACTTGATTAAAATGACGCTGCTCATCTTTAAATATTTCAGAAAAAACCTTAGGAGCGATATTGGACTTCGTTAAGCTATAAAATATTTGTTCCAACCAGCCTTTACCAATTAAATTAAATAAAACGACCCCCATCTTTGGGCATTCTTGCATGCGTATAAAATTGCATAATGACTCTAAATTTTCATCATAAGCTGGAGGGGTAGCGTCTGGCAGGCAAAGCAGCTTCACAATCTTTTTAAAAACCAGTACGTGAAAAATTTCATCCACTAATTGTAAATGCATCGTTTTGCGTAACTGCGCGGTAGGTAATTTTTCTTTAAACGTTAAAGGTATTTGCAATGCAAGAATTTCTAATTGGGCCAGGAAAGAAAAAGTATATATATAAAGTAATTTTCCTTGCTTTAGTTCAAATGGGAGACCGTCTTTAAAAATCTCATACATCCGGCTATTAATGTGTTCTTTTTCCTGTGAACTAATTTTCTGCCAACCCTGAAGAATCCAATTTTTATCAAAGGTTGAAGTTATTAAATTTCTACTAGTCACATTAAAATCCACACAAAGTATGCTTGAATCATACGAGCTCGAGGTATAAGCGTCAAGGCATCATTTCACGAGGTATCTATTGCATGTGATTTTTTGTTAGCTTAGAAAACAGTATACTTCTTCTCTTCTAACTGTTAATTTTGGGACGTTTTTTATGATGCATTGGAGTTATTTTGAAAATTCGACCTTTTTTGAAATGGGCAGGAAGTAAATACGCCTCTTTAGAGATCATATTGTCATCATTTCCCAAAGCGCATCGCTATATTGAACCTTTCGCAGGTTCGGCTGCTGTTTTTCTCAATACCCATTTTGAAAATAACGTGCTCGCGGAAGAAAACGCAGATGTAATTAATTTATTTAGTTTCATTAAAACGGAAGGACAAGCGTTTATAAATTATTGTGAACAATTTTTTACTCTTAAAAATAACAATAAGGAACAATACTATTTGTTACGCGAGGAATTTAATGTATGTGTCGAGTTACGCAAAAGAGCCGCTTTGTTTTTATATCTTAACCGACACGGATACAATGGCCTTTGTCGTTATAATAGTTCTGGGAAATACAATGTTCCCTTCGGACGCTATAAAGCTCCTGTCTTCCCTCGAAATGCGCTGGAGATTTTCTATGAAAAAAGCCAGAATACCGAATTAAAACATGCTGACTTTCGTATAACCTTTGCCAAAGCTAAAAAAGGGGACTTAATTTACTGCGATCCGCCTTATGTTCCGCTACAACAAACTTCTAATTTTACTGCGTATACGGATAAGCAATTTGGTGAGCAAGAGCAAATTATGCTTGCTGAATTAGCAAAGGATTGCGCTTCGCGTGGAATCACTGTGGTTATTTCAAATCATGATACGGAGTTTACACGTCATTATTATAAAGAAGGGAAAATACTGAGTTTCCCCGTGCAACGCCATATCAGCTGTAAACCCAGTATGCGAAAATCAGTAAGTGAACTTATTGCTATCTTTGCTAGCTAATTGCAGTACTCCGGTCTTTTAAGAAGAATGCAACTATCGTTACCATGATTAAAGATAAGGGTAATATGGAAAGGGCCAACTGGTAGTCCACAACAGTATAAATATGCTCACCGTTAATAACAGCACTGTCACCCAGAGTATCTAGCAATTTACCAACAAGCGGCTGAAATATTACGCCGCCCAAAGTTACAATCATATTGGTCGCAGCAAATACTGTTCCTGATAATTGTGCCCCGCTATTTTCCTTAGCCATAACAAACACAATGATTTCGGTAGCGCTAAATACACCGTATAAAAATAGTAAAATATTTAAGGTGATATAGTTTAAACCCGGGAAATACAAGACCAAGCTAATACAAATTAGTGAGAGTATGGCACCGAGAACTAAAAATAGCACACGGCGACCACTATGATCCGATAAGTAGCCCGAAATAGGAGCTCCCACAGCCCACCCTAAAAACATAGCCGAAATAGTGCGCGCAGCTTCTACTTTAGTTAGATGATGTGCTTGTTCTAAATAGGTTTTACCCCACAACTCCCCAAAAACTGATAAAGAGGTATATAAACAGGCCCCCACAAACCCTATAATCCATACTTGAGGGGAAGTTAACACATGCCAAACATTTTTGAAAAACTCAGGCAAGGGTTGAGTTTTAGAAAAATGACCGCCAGGGCCGTCTCTTACAATAAGAAAAATGATCAGGGTGAGGATGCCTCCGGCGATTACCATCGCTGTAAGAACGTACTGTAATCCCATTGAAACCGCCATTTCGGTGATCTTTACCTCTCCATAAACTAATCCTAACATCCCTAAGGTGGTAATAAGACCGGCTACCAAGGAAAAATATTTTTTGGGTAACCAATGCATCGCTAAGGACAATACACCTACAAAGGCAAAGGAGGAACCAAAACCAACTAAGAATCGACCACTTGCGGCAATTGCCATAGAGGAAGAATAGGAAAACATAAAAGAACCGATGGTACAGCATAAGCAAGCGAAAGAAAGTAATCGCCTGGGTCCATATCTATCCATTAATAAACCGACGGGCAACTGCATAGGGGAGTATGCAAAATAATAAAATGCAGAGAGCTGCCCAAAAGTTGTTGCCGATATGTGCCCGAATTCTTCACTAATTTCAGCTTGCAAAGCACCGGGAATAATTCGCAAAATAAATTCATAACAATAAAAAAGAGCACCTATTGCACAAACTAGGCACCCAAAATAAAAATATTTGCGATTACTTTGACTAACTTCGAGGGTTGGCGTCAGCGTGGGCATGTGTTTCTCTTAAAAAGAAGGTCAATATTGCAGCAATTATTATACCAATTGGAATAATAGACAAAGCAAATTTAAAATCTTGCGCGTTGTATAAATGGGCCTGATTGACCGGAACTGTTGACAAGTTAGTTCGGTGCAGCAGACTCCAGTCCAGTAATTTTCCTACTAAAGGCTGCAAGAACATAGCCCCAATCATTACAATCATATTGGTCATGGCAATGGCTGTGCCTGCTGCTTCTTTTGGACTTAATTCACGCCCTACTGCAAACACAATAGCTTGCGCGCTATACAATAATCCCAAAACAAACATGAGGCCATTTAAAATAGTCTGATCTAAATTGGGGGTATAAAGAATAATTAACATTATTATCGCTGCACCGACCGCACCAACTACCATTGGCAATTTGCGACGTCTAATTTTATCAGAAATAAAACCCATGCTCGGGGCACCAATAGTAAACCCTAAAAATAAAAGAGAGTTAGCAAAGTCAGCCCCTGCATGTGAAAGACCATGCGCATCCCTCAAGTAAGGAATACCCCAGAGCTCTGCAAAAACCGTGGTAGGTAAATATACCAGGCAACCGTACAAGCCATTAATCCAAATTTGCTTATTACGGATAATAATTCCCAAATCAATCATATTACGGCGGAAACTGGTAATCGTTCCACCTGTCTGTTGGCCGCGCTTATGATCACGAATACCAAACCATAATACAAAAACCAAACCAATACCGAAAAATGCAGTGTAGTTATTTGTTTGTTGCCAGCTTAGATTAGCGACCATATCCCCTAAAAGATTATCGCCAATCATAGCGCCAATCGTTCCTAAAGCAGTGGCAATACCTGCTACCATTGCTAATTTATTCTCCGGCAACCAAATTGTAGCCAGTTTAAGCACGCCCACAAAGGCAAAGGCAGAGCCCAAGCCAACGAGAAACCGACCAGTAGCTGCAATGGAAAAACTATTGGTATTAGTAAATAAGAAGGTACCCACTACGCAAATCATACACGCGATGGTTATTAAGCGTCTTGGACCAAAACGATCCATCAAAACCCCAACAGGCAACTGCATGGGAACATAAGCGTAGTAATAAAAGGCTGAGAGTAATCCAAACCCTGTCGCGGTTAAATTGAAGTGTTGACGTAAAGCTGGCTCCATGACGCTTGGAGAAATGCGCAAAAAATATTCATAAGAATAATATACAGCACCAAGAGCACAAATAAACCACGCTAAAATTTGATAGTTTCTATTCGTTCTAGTAGACAAAATCAGTCTCCTTAACATCAAGTTAAGCAATAGTATTTATAGAAATTCTATAAATTTCCTATTCTATTAACACCCGTCGCAACAGCGGCTTGAGCCACGGCATTAGTGACTCTTTCTTTTAACCGGGGGTCAATTGGTTTAGGAATAATATACTGAGGACCGAAAGTCCAATCAGTAACGCCAGGGTAATTATCTTTCACTTCTTGAGGAACCGGTTCATGAGCCAGTTGCCGAATTGCTTCGACAGCTGCAATATGCATAGCTTGATTAATACAAGTAGCTCTCACATCCAGCGCGCCTCTAAAAATATATGGAAAACATAATACATTATTTACTTGGTTTGGATAGTCACTTCGGCCTGTAGCAATAATTAAATCTTCACAAGCAGCCAAAGCAACTTCGGGACGAATTTCCGGATCAGGGTTTGATAGTGCAAAAATAACCGGCTTTGGAGCCATTAATTTTAGTAAATCTACACTCAATAAATCTGAACGAGCGACTCCTATAAATACATCAGCATCTTCTAAAGCATCAGAAAGCGATCGTTTTGCTGTTTCATGCGCAAACAAGGCTTTGTGATCATTCAAATCATCACGTCCGCTATGGATAACGCCTTTACTATCTAATAGAAACATATTATCTTTTTTTGCGCCTAAAGCTAATAATAAACGCATAGAAGCAATACCGGCAGCACCTGCACCAATACATACAATACGGGCATCTTTTAATTTTTTGCCCTGAATCTCTAAAGCATTCAAGAGTCCTGCGGCCACTACAATGGCAGTTCCATGTTGATCATCATGAAACACAGGAATATTTAACTCTTCTATCAAAGCGCTTTCAATGTCAAAACATTCGGGTGCTTTAATATCTTCAAGATTAATCCCACCAAAAGTAGGAGAGATATTTTTTACCGTTTTAATGAATTCCTGGGGGTCATTCGCATCAATTTCAATATCAAATACATCTATGTCTGCAAAGCGTTTAAAC
The nucleotide sequence above comes from Legionella adelaidensis. Encoded proteins:
- a CDS encoding MFS transporter — encoded protein: MPTLTPTLEVSQSNRKYFYFGCLVCAIGALFYCYEFILRIIPGALQAEISEEFGHISATTFGQLSAFYYFAYSPMQLPVGLLMDRYGPRRLLSFACLCCTIGSFMFSYSSSMAIAASGRFLVGFGSSFAFVGVLSLAMHWLPKKYFSLVAGLITTLGMLGLVYGEVKITEMAVSMGLQYVLTAMVIAGGILTLIIFLIVRDGPGGHFSKTQPLPEFFKNVWHVLTSPQVWIIGFVGACLYTSLSVFGELWGKTYLEQAHHLTKVEAARTISAMFLGWAVGAPISGYLSDHSGRRVLFLVLGAILSLICISLVLYFPGLNYITLNILLFLYGVFSATEIIVFVMAKENSGAQLSGTVFAATNMIVTLGGVIFQPLVGKLLDTLGDSAVINGEHIYTVVDYQLALSILPLSLIMVTIVAFFLKDRSTAIS
- a CDS encoding MFS transporter — protein: MSTRTNRNYQILAWFICALGAVYYSYEYFLRISPSVMEPALRQHFNLTATGFGLLSAFYYYAYVPMQLPVGVLMDRFGPRRLITIACMICVVGTFLFTNTNSFSIAATGRFLVGLGSAFAFVGVLKLATIWLPENKLAMVAGIATALGTIGAMIGDNLLGDMVANLSWQQTNNYTAFFGIGLVFVLWFGIRDHKRGQQTGGTITSFRRNMIDLGIIIRNKQIWINGLYGCLVYLPTTVFAELWGIPYLRDAHGLSHAGADFANSLLFLGFTIGAPSMGFISDKIRRRKLPMVVGAVGAAIIMLIILYTPNLDQTILNGLMFVLGLLYSAQAIVFAVGRELSPKEAAGTAIAMTNMIVMIGAMFLQPLVGKLLDWSLLHRTNLSTVPVNQAHLYNAQDFKFALSIIPIGIIIAAILTFFLRETHAHADANPRS
- a CDS encoding malic enzyme-like NAD(P)-binding protein, translating into MKKNVLKERALNYHEFPTPGKLGMHVTKPTNSQDDLSLAYTPGVAEPVLAIAENPENAYRFTSKGNLIAVITNGTAVLGIGDVGPLASKPVMEGKAVLFKRFADIDVFDIEIDANDPQEFIKTVKNISPTFGGINLEDIKAPECFDIESALIEELNIPVFHDDQHGTAIVVAAGLLNALEIQGKKLKDARIVCIGAGAAGIASMRLLLALGAKKDNMFLLDSKGVIHSGRDDLNDHKALFAHETAKRSLSDALEDADVFIGVARSDLLSVDLLKLMAPKPVIFALSNPDPEIRPEVALAACEDLIIATGRSDYPNQVNNVLCFPYIFRGALDVRATCINQAMHIAAVEAIRQLAHEPVPQEVKDNYPGVTDWTFGPQYIIPKPIDPRLKERVTNAVAQAAVATGVNRIGNL
- a CDS encoding amino acid permease, which encodes MRSRFIGGILLIVGTSIGGGMLALPVANAATGFWESSLFLLLCWFIMTLGALFILEVNLYLPPGNNMVSMAAATLGKPGLLIAWLSYLFLLYSLLSAYISGGADVMGGLLKHIHLHPHEWVSIIVFTLLFGGVVYRGIRSVDLLNRALMGAKLGVYLLLIILIAPFIKVEHFTNGDYRNITSTVMILITSFGFAIIVPNLRVYFNDNIRVLRQVVLIGSLIPLLCYLAWDAVIIGSLPSEGSNGLISLMSNEHATSSLANMLSQRVNNTFISSMFNFFTSICMLTAFLGVSLCLISFLADGLKMEQRGKQGLTLFLLTFLPPVLIVVYYPGAYIYALNYAGFFCVILLLLLPAAMSFFGRHRFKAEYVVPGGRFFQLLVILASLFLMVISV
- a CDS encoding Dam family site-specific DNA-(adenine-N6)-methyltransferase; this translates as MLKIRPFLKWAGSKYASLEIILSSFPKAHRYIEPFAGSAAVFLNTHFENNVLAEENADVINLFSFIKTEGQAFINYCEQFFTLKNNNKEQYYLLREEFNVCVELRKRAALFLYLNRHGYNGLCRYNSSGKYNVPFGRYKAPVFPRNALEIFYEKSQNTELKHADFRITFAKAKKGDLIYCDPPYVPLQQTSNFTAYTDKQFGEQEQIMLAELAKDCASRGITVVISNHDTEFTRHYYKEGKILSFPVQRHISCKPSMRKSVSELIAIFAS
- a CDS encoding amino acid permease encodes the protein MANSKIIGATLLIVGTSIGGGMLALPVSTAALGMTNSIFFLIGCWLIMTIGALLILEVNLRLPAGSNMVSMAKETLGIPGQVITWITYLFLLYTLLAAYISGGSDVLNSLLQKVNINLPAGLTALLFTFLFSLVIYAGIRAVDYLNRGLMFGKLGVYLLLVLIISPHVNVESWKGGSLAAISGCLMILVTSFGFASIVPSLREYFKDDITSLRKVILFGSLIPLVCYIAWDAVIMGVIDKDGANGLLSLMESEHTTSGLTLALSETVHSQVITGFFGFFTSICMVTAFLGVSLGLFDFLADGLKLNKSGFQGKSVLALTFLPPLAIVLANPGIYLKALGYAGICCVILLLLLPALMAWRGRKLENSFILVPGGNFSLALIGLIAVILLSLSFTLG